In Brachyspira hampsonii, the following are encoded in one genomic region:
- a CDS encoding deoxyguanosinetriphosphate triphosphohydrolase, which translates to MRTIRLDIETREKSFLSPAASFSADSKGTVYPREKDDIRTIYMQDRDRIVHSEYFRRLKDKAQVIMLSVGDFRTRLTHTLEVMQIARSIARALRLNEDLAEAIAFGHDLGHSPFGHAGEKAISKYFKGFHHSSHSLRVVEHLEKGKGLNLSFEVRDGIIKHTKGKNGKLLTDSSGPSTNEGMIVRISDTIAYANHDVDDAIRYGLLKHEDLPKDIVKVLGTTYGERADTMIMGVIEASMEKMEIDIDEKVLKAINDLRAFMFKTVYESKSILEDVERVNRIISTIFEYLLKHKDMIEEDTLFKKADIPYNSDEELVKDYVAHLTDSEAISLHKKITYGKFNYI; encoded by the coding sequence TTGAGAACTATAAGACTTGATATAGAAACCAGAGAAAAAAGTTTTTTATCTCCTGCTGCATCTTTTTCAGCTGACAGCAAAGGAACAGTATACCCTAGAGAAAAAGACGATATAAGAACTATTTATATGCAAGACAGAGACAGAATAGTACATAGCGAATATTTCAGACGCCTTAAAGATAAAGCACAGGTAATAATGCTTTCAGTTGGAGATTTCAGAACCAGACTCACTCATACTCTTGAAGTTATGCAGATAGCAAGAAGCATAGCGAGAGCTTTAAGACTCAATGAAGATTTAGCAGAGGCTATTGCATTCGGTCATGATCTGGGGCATTCACCATTCGGACATGCAGGAGAAAAAGCTATATCAAAATATTTTAAAGGTTTTCATCATTCTTCGCATTCTTTAAGAGTAGTAGAACATTTAGAAAAAGGAAAAGGGCTTAATTTAAGTTTTGAAGTACGAGATGGTATTATAAAGCATACTAAAGGAAAAAACGGAAAATTACTCACAGACTCATCAGGTCCTTCAACTAATGAAGGTATGATAGTGAGGATATCAGACACTATAGCTTATGCCAATCATGATGTTGATGATGCTATAAGATACGGACTTCTTAAACATGAAGATTTACCTAAAGATATAGTTAAAGTTCTTGGCACTACTTATGGTGAGAGAGCTGACACTATGATTATGGGGGTTATAGAAGCTAGTATGGAAAAAATGGAAATTGATATTGATGAAAAAGTTTTAAAGGCTATTAATGATTTAAGAGCTTTTATGTTCAAAACTGTATATGAAAGCAAATCAATACTTGAAGATGTGGAAAGAGTAAATAGAATAATATCAACAATATTTGAATATTTATTAAAGCATAAAGATATGATAGAAGAAGATACTTTATTCAAAAAAGCAGATATTCCTTATAACAGTGATGAAGAATTAGTAAAAGATTATGTTGCTCATCTTACAGATTCTGAGGCAATATCTTTGCATAAAAAAATTACTTATGGAAAATTTAATTATATATAA
- the glmS gene encoding glutamine--fructose-6-phosphate transaminase (isomerizing) yields MCGIVGYIGYNNKASDILMHGLTSLEYRGYDSAGISIVDSKNNIITFKSEGKLENLKNILKNQKNIESNIGIGHTRWATHGAPSDINAHPHFTERLTLVHNGIIENYKDIKNDLIKKGYKFLSETDTEAAANLIDSLYEGDPLNAIKKALDIIEGSYAFAIIFKDDVNKLYAVRKSAPLIAALGENENFLASDIPAILKYTNKYILIDDGDIAVLEKNKITIYDKNLKEKDYEILEANWTVEQAEKCGYEHFMLKEINEQPKALLDTIEPRIVHGIPDFKRDGIEDESFWTFFDRVYIIGCGTAMHAAMIGKRLIEDNCRIPVECEIASEFRYKNPILTEKTLSIFISQSGETADTLAALNLVKEKGYKTLAIVNVHSSSIARNADYVIYTYAGPEISVASTKAYSVQMAIMYLITFKIISARRIKDNDYIKTLIKNLLNTIDSVNKVLTMNDEIKSLCYAYKEANSIFFIGRDLDYYQVMEGALKMKEISYIHCEAYAGGELKHGAISLITDNTPVIALAIQEKILSKMISNTKEVISRGANVLLFVKEGIDIDKDTYTKIVYLPKVEDMFMPIVSIVALQLLAYYTSVIRGCNVDKPRNLAKSVTVE; encoded by the coding sequence ATGTGCGGAATAGTAGGATATATAGGCTACAATAACAAAGCATCAGATATACTAATGCATGGACTCACTTCTTTAGAATATAGAGGATATGATTCTGCTGGTATATCTATAGTTGATTCTAAAAATAATATTATCACATTCAAATCCGAAGGAAAACTTGAAAATTTAAAAAACATTTTAAAAAACCAAAAAAATATAGAGTCAAATATAGGTATAGGTCATACAAGATGGGCTACGCATGGAGCTCCTTCAGATATTAATGCACATCCGCATTTCACAGAAAGGCTCACATTGGTACATAATGGGATTATAGAAAACTATAAAGATATAAAAAATGATTTGATAAAAAAAGGATATAAATTTTTATCAGAAACAGATACTGAAGCTGCTGCCAATTTAATAGATTCATTATACGAAGGAGATCCTTTAAATGCTATAAAAAAGGCTTTAGATATCATAGAAGGCTCTTATGCATTCGCTATAATTTTTAAAGATGATGTAAATAAATTATATGCTGTTAGAAAATCTGCTCCTTTAATAGCGGCTTTAGGTGAAAATGAAAATTTTTTAGCTTCAGATATACCTGCAATATTAAAATATACTAATAAATATATTTTGATAGATGATGGGGATATAGCTGTTTTAGAAAAAAATAAAATAACTATATATGATAAGAACTTAAAAGAAAAAGATTATGAAATACTTGAGGCAAATTGGACTGTAGAACAGGCTGAAAAATGCGGATATGAACATTTTATGCTTAAAGAAATTAATGAACAGCCTAAAGCTCTTCTTGATACAATAGAACCTAGAATAGTGCATGGTATTCCCGATTTTAAGAGAGACGGAATTGAAGATGAAAGTTTTTGGACATTCTTTGACAGGGTCTATATAATAGGCTGCGGTACAGCAATGCATGCTGCCATGATAGGAAAAAGACTTATAGAAGATAATTGCCGAATACCTGTAGAATGTGAAATAGCCTCTGAGTTTAGATATAAAAATCCTATACTTACAGAAAAAACTCTCTCAATATTCATATCGCAATCCGGAGAAACTGCTGATACTTTAGCTGCTTTAAATTTAGTTAAAGAAAAAGGATATAAAACTTTAGCTATAGTGAATGTTCATAGTTCCTCTATAGCTAGAAATGCTGATTATGTTATATATACTTATGCAGGACCTGAAATATCTGTGGCTTCTACAAAAGCATATTCTGTACAGATGGCTATAATGTATTTGATAACTTTTAAAATAATATCAGCAAGAAGAATTAAAGATAATGATTATATAAAAACTCTTATAAAAAATTTACTTAACACTATTGATTCTGTGAATAAAGTTCTTACTATGAATGATGAAATAAAATCATTATGCTATGCCTATAAAGAGGCTAACAGCATATTCTTTATAGGCAGGGATTTAGATTATTATCAGGTAATGGAAGGAGCTTTAAAAATGAAAGAGATTAGCTATATTCATTGCGAGGCTTATGCAGGAGGCGAACTTAAACATGGTGCTATATCGCTTATAACTGATAATACTCCTGTAATAGCGTTGGCAATACAGGAAAAAATTCTTAGTAAAATGATAAGCAATACAAAAGAAGTAATATCAAGAGGTGCTAATGTTTTGCTTTTTGTTAAAGAAGGTATTGATATAGATAAAGATACTTACACAAAAATAGTATATCTTCCTAAAGTTGAGGATATGTTTATGCCTATAGTTTCCATTGTAGCATTACAGCTATTAGCTTATTATACATCTGTGATAAGAGGCTGCAATGTTGACAAACCTAGAAATTTGGCAAAAAGTGTTACAGTTGAATAA
- the purF gene encoding amidophosphoribosyltransferase — protein sequence MNNIDMNDKPREECGVFGIYSKEIKKDILKTLNYALYALQHRGQESSGITISNYKHLFTYKSMGLVSDLFSSNIPKDTEGNIAIGHVRYSTTGASKIENAQPLENLFRLGQISIAHNGNLTNAEELRYKLEEEGATFNATSDTEVIIKLIARKTVNNFIEGIKETINIIKGAFALVIVVDGKLIGIRDPHGIRPLCLGTNANGDYFLASESCALDAVGSEFIRDIEAGEMVIIDEEGVKSFKYIKEEVKHYPCAFEHIYFARPESNIDGINVYNVRFQTGVLLAKKNKVDADIVIGVQDSGTIAALGFATESKIPYSIGLVKNRYIGRTFIMPEQSSREETVKLKFNPLKHLIDGKRVILIDDSLVRGTTSKILIDIVRRAGAKEVHFRSASPVINSPCYYGVDISSKKELIGAKLSVEEIRKEINADTLEYLTIEDMLEALENHNYCIGCFTGKYPTEIPNKPSADKTC from the coding sequence ATGAATAATATTGATATGAATGATAAGCCTAGAGAAGAATGCGGGGTTTTTGGTATTTATTCCAAAGAAATAAAAAAAGATATATTAAAAACTTTAAATTATGCCCTATATGCACTTCAGCATAGAGGTCAGGAAAGTTCCGGAATAACAATATCCAATTATAAACATTTATTTACCTATAAGTCTATGGGGCTTGTATCAGATTTATTTTCTAGTAATATACCTAAAGATACAGAGGGAAATATTGCTATAGGGCATGTAAGATATTCTACTACCGGAGCTAGTAAAATAGAAAATGCTCAGCCTCTTGAAAATCTTTTCAGATTAGGTCAGATTTCAATCGCACATAATGGAAACTTAACTAATGCAGAAGAATTGAGATACAAACTAGAAGAGGAAGGAGCAACATTTAATGCTACTTCTGATACCGAGGTCATTATTAAACTTATAGCTAGAAAAACTGTAAATAATTTTATAGAAGGTATAAAAGAAACTATAAATATTATAAAAGGAGCTTTTGCTCTTGTTATAGTTGTTGATGGAAAACTTATTGGAATAAGAGATCCGCATGGAATAAGACCATTATGTTTAGGTACTAATGCTAATGGAGATTATTTTTTAGCTTCTGAATCTTGTGCTTTGGATGCGGTAGGTTCTGAATTTATCAGAGATATAGAAGCTGGAGAAATGGTTATAATAGACGAAGAGGGTGTAAAATCTTTCAAATATATTAAAGAGGAAGTTAAACATTATCCTTGTGCTTTTGAACATATATACTTCGCCCGTCCTGAAAGCAATATAGACGGCATCAATGTTTATAATGTAAGATTTCAAACAGGCGTATTGCTTGCTAAAAAAAACAAGGTAGATGCTGATATAGTTATAGGCGTACAGGACTCAGGAACTATAGCGGCATTAGGATTTGCTACAGAGAGTAAAATTCCATATAGTATAGGTTTAGTAAAAAATAGATATATAGGAAGAACATTTATTATGCCTGAACAATCTTCAAGAGAAGAAACTGTTAAATTAAAATTTAATCCTTTAAAACACTTAATAGATGGAAAAAGAGTTATATTAATAGATGATTCTCTAGTAAGAGGAACAACAAGTAAAATATTGATAGATATTGTAAGAAGAGCCGGTGCTAAAGAGGTGCATTTCAGATCTGCCTCACCTGTTATAAATAGCCCTTGTTATTACGGAGTAGATATATCTTCTAAAAAAGAACTTATAGGGGCTAAACTATCTGTAGAAGAAATCAGAAAGGAAATTAATGCTGATACTTTAGAATATCTCACTATAGAAGATATGCTTGAAGCTTTAGAAAATCACAATTACTGCATAGGCTGTTTCACAGGAAAATATCCTACTGAAATACCAAATAAGCCTTCAGCTGATAAAACTTGCTGA